A single genomic interval of Natronolimnobius sp. AArcel1 harbors:
- a CDS encoding heavy-metal-associated domain-containing protein, with translation MKQKLESQTGVLAQHGTKISVTGESCAGCKQTVEEALHALEGVTRVSADHEAAAVERSIDGDVPDEKQQSTLEDSEGEIEG, from the coding sequence TTGAAACAGAAGTTGGAGTCCCAGACGGGGGTACTAGCACAACATGGCACGAAGATCAGTGTCACCGGGGAGAGTTGTGCAGGGTGCAAACAGACCGTCGAAGAGGCACTTCATGCACTCGAGGGTGTGACTCGAGTCAGTGCTGACCACGAGGCAGCGGCCGTCGAAAGGAGCATCGACGGGGACGTTCCAGATGAAAAGCAACAGAGTACCCTCGAGGATTCAGAGGGCGAAATTGAGGGCTAA
- a CDS encoding cation-translocating P-type ATPase, whose product MPHDHQNLERTDLSLSGMSCTTCASTIATSLEDVDGVEEASVNFATERADVQHDPDVRTDELVAAVEDAGYGVREELLDDGHEMEDEDELQNLRRLGIRAWIVTSPIVLLMVFMWTPLDTLSGFQIDVLMLIFATPVVFYYGLRTHSAAYRGLKNGVFNMHALISVGTLVAWATGVMVFVTPMENYAGVGAMIMASHNVGTYLEHRAKGRASSAIEGLMSMQAETARVLRNGKEVEVPVEEVDVGDVMVVRPGEKIPVDGVVVDGRSNVDESMVTGESDPVTKEEGDDVIGSTVNNAGLLRVEATKVGDDTFLSEVVELVEEAQGTTVPIQALTDRITNYFVPTVLALAGLSFLLWWLTPGPMEAVASVGAPYLPWVDLALDPLTLGIFAAVAVLVISCPCALGLATPTALMAGTGKAAENGILFRDGEAIQTMKDLDVVVLDKTGTITEGDHSVTDVVVDAGRQRATDGGTATDDPGDDAAVASSSELDEDELVRLAASAERGSEHPIGEAVIEYAEESGIELSDPDAFESVPGKGIQATVDGREVAVGNPRFFEDELEVTLPTRITDQLRDLEQDGKTTVIVGLEGEPVGLVSTADTIKEGSVKAISELHERGVETWMITGDNERTARAIAGQVDIDPDRVMASVLPQDKIEQVAQLQDEGYNVGMVGDGINDAPALKQANVGIAIGTGTDIAIQSSDVSLVRGQLDALVDAFTLSERIFAKIKQNLFWAFIYNAVAIPIAFFGLLHPVIAVAAMITSSVSVITNSARLGKLEL is encoded by the coding sequence ATGCCACACGATCACCAAAACCTAGAACGAACTGACCTGTCCCTCTCGGGCATGTCGTGTACGACGTGTGCCTCGACAATTGCAACCAGTCTCGAGGATGTCGACGGCGTCGAGGAAGCGTCGGTTAACTTTGCGACGGAGCGTGCGGACGTCCAGCACGACCCGGACGTACGCACGGACGAACTCGTCGCAGCCGTCGAGGACGCTGGCTACGGCGTCCGGGAAGAACTCCTCGACGATGGCCACGAGATGGAAGACGAAGACGAGCTACAGAACCTTCGTCGGCTGGGGATTCGTGCGTGGATCGTCACGTCACCCATTGTCCTGTTGATGGTCTTCATGTGGACGCCGCTGGACACGTTGAGCGGGTTTCAGATCGACGTCCTCATGCTCATCTTCGCAACACCCGTCGTCTTCTACTACGGGCTCCGAACGCACTCGGCGGCGTACCGAGGACTCAAAAACGGCGTGTTCAACATGCACGCCCTGATCTCGGTCGGGACGCTCGTCGCGTGGGCGACCGGCGTGATGGTCTTCGTGACGCCGATGGAGAACTACGCCGGCGTCGGCGCGATGATTATGGCCTCACACAACGTCGGCACCTACCTCGAGCACCGCGCAAAGGGTCGTGCGAGTTCGGCCATCGAGGGGCTAATGTCGATGCAAGCGGAGACGGCGCGGGTCCTCCGGAACGGCAAAGAGGTCGAGGTTCCCGTCGAGGAAGTCGACGTTGGCGACGTGATGGTCGTCCGACCGGGCGAGAAGATTCCCGTCGACGGCGTGGTGGTCGACGGACGAAGCAACGTCGACGAGTCGATGGTCACGGGCGAGTCTGATCCCGTAACTAAAGAAGAAGGAGACGACGTGATTGGGTCGACGGTCAATAACGCCGGGTTGCTCAGAGTCGAGGCGACCAAGGTGGGCGACGACACCTTCCTCTCGGAGGTCGTCGAACTCGTCGAGGAGGCCCAGGGGACGACGGTGCCGATTCAGGCGCTCACCGACCGCATCACGAACTACTTCGTCCCGACGGTACTCGCCCTCGCGGGACTATCCTTCCTGCTGTGGTGGCTCACGCCGGGCCCGATGGAGGCCGTCGCCAGCGTCGGTGCACCGTACCTCCCGTGGGTAGACCTCGCACTCGATCCGCTCACGCTGGGCATCTTCGCAGCCGTCGCCGTCCTCGTGATCTCGTGTCCCTGTGCACTCGGGTTGGCAACGCCGACGGCGCTCATGGCCGGGACGGGCAAGGCCGCCGAAAATGGCATCCTGTTCCGTGACGGCGAGGCCATTCAGACGATGAAAGACCTCGACGTCGTCGTCCTCGACAAGACGGGGACCATCACCGAAGGCGACCACTCGGTTACTGACGTGGTCGTCGATGCCGGTCGGCAGCGCGCTACTGACGGTGGGACTGCAACCGACGACCCCGGTGACGACGCTGCGGTTGCCTCGAGTAGTGAACTCGACGAGGACGAACTCGTCAGACTCGCCGCGTCCGCCGAACGTGGGAGCGAACACCCAATCGGCGAGGCGGTCATCGAATACGCCGAGGAGTCGGGAATCGAACTCTCGGACCCAGACGCGTTCGAGAGCGTTCCCGGCAAGGGAATTCAGGCAACCGTCGACGGTCGCGAGGTCGCCGTCGGCAACCCCCGGTTCTTCGAAGACGAACTCGAGGTCACGCTCCCGACGCGAATCACCGACCAACTGCGCGACCTCGAGCAGGACGGAAAGACGACGGTGATCGTCGGCCTCGAGGGCGAACCGGTTGGACTGGTTAGCACCGCAGATACGATCAAAGAAGGCTCTGTGAAGGCAATCTCGGAACTGCACGAACGTGGTGTCGAGACGTGGATGATCACGGGTGACAACGAGCGAACGGCCCGTGCAATCGCGGGACAGGTCGACATCGATCCCGACCGGGTGATGGCCAGCGTGCTGCCCCAAGACAAAATCGAACAGGTCGCGCAGTTGCAAGACGAGGGGTACAACGTTGGGATGGTCGGTGACGGCATCAACGACGCGCCGGCGCTCAAGCAGGCCAACGTCGGCATCGCCATCGGGACGGGAACCGACATCGCGATCCAATCCAGCGACGTCAGCCTCGTCCGCGGACAGCTCGACGCGCTCGTAGACGCCTTTACCCTCTCCGAACGGATCTTCGCGAAGATCAAGCAGAACCTCTTCTGGGCGTTCATCTACAACGCGGTCGCCATCCCGATCGCGTTCTTCGGACTGCTCCACCCGGTCATTGCGGTCGCCGCGATGATCACCTCGAGCGTCTCCGTCATCACGAACTCGGCGCGGCTTGGGAAGCTCGAACTCTAA
- a CDS encoding AsnC family transcriptional regulator has translation MRSPDETDLEILRLLLEDARRPYSEIAEHVGLTPPAVSDRVARLQELEIIQHFTLDVDRRKLQNHVPVLLHLEVDPKAVERVFEHISTLEETEHSFQQLDGSIVAHVNAPNQDVHSWFREAIDVADLVSYDIKPLAHYEWNTGINPADFSLSCAVCDNTVTSDGETARFDGEITVFCCSSCKQMYERRYESIQEGAE, from the coding sequence ATGCGGAGTCCAGATGAAACCGATCTCGAGATACTCCGGTTGTTACTCGAGGATGCGCGGCGACCGTATAGCGAGATTGCTGAACATGTCGGTTTGACACCGCCAGCAGTCTCTGATCGGGTTGCTCGGCTACAGGAACTCGAGATTATACAGCACTTCACGCTCGATGTCGATCGGCGAAAACTCCAGAATCACGTGCCGGTGCTGTTGCATCTGGAAGTCGATCCGAAAGCCGTCGAACGGGTGTTCGAACACATCTCTACTCTCGAGGAAACTGAGCACAGTTTCCAGCAACTGGATGGGAGTATCGTTGCGCACGTGAATGCGCCGAATCAGGACGTTCATTCGTGGTTCCGGGAGGCAATCGACGTTGCTGACCTGGTGTCGTACGATATCAAGCCGCTCGCTCACTACGAGTGGAACACTGGAATAAATCCGGCTGATTTCAGCCTCTCCTGTGCAGTCTGTGACAATACCGTGACGAGTGACGGCGAGACTGCTCGTTTCGACGGCGAGATTACAGTGTTCTGTTGCAGTTCCTGTAAGCAAATGTACGAACGGCGCTACGAATCGATTCAGGAAGGGGCCGAGTGA